From Mycolicibacterium nivoides, a single genomic window includes:
- a CDS encoding M20 family metallopeptidase encodes MPSATASLSVEEAVNRHRGDLIELSHSIHAEPELAFAEHRSCAKTQALVAEYGFEITKAAGGLDTAFRASYGSGPLVVGICAEYDALPEIGHACGHNIIAASAVGTALALADVADVLGLTVVLVGTPAEELGGGKVLLLDAGVFDDIAATVMLHPGPVDIAAARSLALSEVTVNYTGRESHAAVAPYLGVNAGDAVTVAQVAIGLLRQQLMPGQMVHGIVTHGGQATNVIPGRAEMRYTMRATDMSALRELEDRMAGCFSAGALATGCEHQVTEIAPAYAELAPDPWLSETIRAEMLRLGRNPLPENVEASVPLGSTDMGNISQVMPGIHPVVGIDSGGAAIHQPAFTAAAAGPSADKAVLEGAIMLARTVVRLAETPAERDRVLEALHRRAAA; translated from the coding sequence ATGCCGTCTGCCACCGCCTCGCTGAGCGTCGAGGAAGCCGTCAACCGGCATCGTGGCGACCTCATCGAGCTCTCTCACTCGATCCACGCCGAGCCCGAGTTGGCCTTCGCCGAGCATCGCAGCTGCGCCAAGACCCAGGCACTGGTGGCCGAGTACGGATTCGAGATCACCAAGGCGGCCGGCGGGCTGGACACCGCGTTCCGGGCCTCCTACGGCAGCGGCCCGCTCGTCGTCGGGATCTGCGCCGAGTACGACGCCCTTCCCGAGATCGGGCATGCCTGCGGGCACAACATCATCGCCGCCTCGGCGGTCGGCACCGCGCTGGCCCTGGCCGACGTGGCCGACGTCCTCGGCCTGACCGTGGTGCTCGTCGGTACCCCGGCCGAGGAACTCGGCGGCGGAAAAGTGTTGCTGCTCGACGCCGGAGTTTTCGACGACATCGCGGCAACGGTCATGCTGCACCCCGGGCCGGTGGACATCGCCGCGGCCCGGTCGCTGGCGCTGTCCGAGGTGACGGTCAATTACACGGGCCGGGAGTCGCATGCGGCCGTGGCGCCCTATCTGGGGGTCAACGCCGGCGATGCGGTCACCGTCGCGCAGGTGGCCATCGGCCTGTTGCGCCAGCAGCTCATGCCGGGACAGATGGTGCATGGCATCGTCACTCACGGCGGGCAGGCCACCAACGTGATCCCCGGCCGGGCCGAGATGCGTTACACCATGCGGGCCACCGACATGTCCGCGCTGCGTGAGCTGGAAGACCGGATGGCCGGGTGCTTTTCGGCGGGGGCGCTGGCGACGGGCTGCGAGCACCAGGTCACCGAGATCGCCCCGGCCTACGCCGAGCTGGCGCCTGACCCGTGGCTCTCGGAGACCATCCGTGCCGAGATGTTGCGACTGGGCCGTAACCCGTTGCCGGAGAACGTGGAGGCGAGTGTGCCGCTGGGCAGTACCGACATGGGCAACATCAGCCAGGTGATGCCCGGCATTCATCCGGTGGTCGGGATCGACTCGGGCGGGGCCGCGATCCACCAGCCGGCGTTCACCGCCGCGGCAGCGGGCCCGAGCGCCGACAAAGCCGTGTTGGAGGGTGCAATCATGTTGGCCCGCACCGTGGTTCGGTTGGCCGAGACCCCGGCGGAGCGAGATCGAGTGTTGGAAGCGCTGCACCGGAGGGCGGCCGCATGA
- a CDS encoding TetR family transcriptional regulator, translated as MRRPAAETKSVILAAARERFAADGYERATIRAIAADAAIDPSMVMRYYGNKERLFAAAAEFDLELPDLTRVPREEVGAALAAHFLERWERDEALLILLRAGVTNEAVAERMRTIFAAQLAPVIAETTGNAPDTPVRASLAASQVLGMALCRYVLEFPPLVSMPRQRVVDWIGPTLQRYLVG; from the coding sequence ATGCGACGACCGGCAGCTGAGACCAAGTCCGTCATCCTCGCCGCGGCCCGTGAGCGATTTGCCGCCGACGGGTACGAGCGGGCCACCATCCGGGCCATCGCAGCGGATGCCGCCATCGATCCGTCGATGGTGATGCGCTACTACGGCAACAAGGAGCGGCTGTTCGCCGCGGCCGCCGAGTTCGATCTGGAACTACCCGATCTGACCCGGGTGCCGCGCGAAGAGGTCGGTGCCGCGCTGGCCGCGCACTTCCTCGAACGCTGGGAGCGGGACGAAGCGCTGTTGATCCTGCTGCGGGCCGGCGTGACCAACGAAGCCGTCGCGGAACGGATGCGCACGATCTTCGCCGCACAACTCGCGCCGGTCATCGCCGAAACCACGGGCAACGCTCCCGACACCCCGGTACGGGCCAGCCTCGCGGCGTCGCAGGTGCTCGGGATGGCGTTGTGCCGCTACGTGCTGGAATTCCCGCCCTTGGTGTCGATGCCCCGGCAGCGGGTCGTCGACTGGATCGGGCCCACGCTGCAGCGGTATCTGGTCGGCTAG
- a CDS encoding FAD-dependent oxidoreductase, with protein sequence MQTTTTDVLIDGAGPVGLTAAIVLVQRGHDVTVVDRQAEGANTSRAAVVHPRTLELLEPYGVVDELARGVHTPTFTIRDRDDLLIAVPFHELPTRYPYTLMISQADTEAFLLNRLEELGGKVIRPASVSGIRQTAEYAIATFAAGEQILARYLVGADGMHSTVRDQAGIAFSGGTYGESFALADVRLSGGVPADEVILYFSPAGLVVVAPLPDGLYRIVATVDEAPQHPDIAFVQSLLDERGPVSRPAVVEEVAWGSRFRVHHRIADAFRDNRILLAGDAAHVHSPAGGQGMNLGIEDAVILGEHLSQVLDTGADEALLDEYAATRRRAARGVVTMTSRLTELATASARRRPIRNRVMRMAGQLPAIRRALAWRLSGLNRR encoded by the coding sequence ATGCAAACGACCACTACAGACGTCCTGATCGACGGAGCCGGGCCCGTCGGCCTGACCGCCGCCATCGTGCTCGTCCAGCGCGGCCACGACGTGACCGTCGTGGACCGCCAAGCCGAGGGCGCCAACACCTCCCGGGCCGCCGTGGTCCACCCCCGGACCCTGGAATTGCTGGAGCCCTACGGTGTGGTCGACGAACTCGCACGGGGCGTCCACACCCCGACCTTCACCATCCGGGACCGAGACGATCTCCTGATCGCGGTGCCGTTTCACGAGCTGCCGACCCGCTACCCGTACACGCTGATGATCTCCCAGGCCGACACCGAGGCGTTCCTGCTCAACCGGCTGGAGGAATTGGGCGGCAAGGTCATCCGCCCCGCGTCGGTGAGCGGGATCCGGCAGACGGCCGAGTACGCGATCGCCACGTTCGCCGCCGGCGAGCAGATCCTGGCCAGGTATCTGGTCGGTGCCGATGGCATGCACAGCACGGTCCGGGACCAGGCCGGTATCGCGTTCAGCGGCGGCACGTACGGCGAATCGTTCGCACTCGCCGATGTCCGCCTGTCCGGCGGTGTGCCGGCCGACGAGGTCATCCTGTACTTCTCGCCGGCCGGGCTGGTGGTGGTCGCACCCTTGCCCGACGGGCTGTACCGCATCGTCGCCACGGTGGACGAGGCGCCGCAGCACCCCGACATCGCGTTCGTGCAGTCACTGCTGGACGAGCGCGGCCCGGTGTCGCGACCGGCGGTGGTCGAGGAAGTCGCCTGGGGATCGCGCTTCCGTGTGCATCACCGGATCGCCGACGCATTCCGCGACAACCGCATCCTGTTGGCGGGCGACGCGGCGCACGTGCACTCGCCCGCCGGCGGACAGGGCATGAACCTCGGTATCGAGGATGCCGTCATCCTGGGCGAACACCTCTCGCAGGTGCTGGACACCGGGGCCGACGAAGCGCTGCTCGACGAGTACGCCGCCACCCGGCGCCGCGCCGCACGCGGCGTGGTCACGATGACCAGCCGGCTCACCGAACTCGCCACCGCATCGGCCCGCCGCCGCCCCATCCGCAATCGCGTCATGCGCATGGCCGGCCAGCTGCCCGCCATCCGCAGGGCGCTGGCCTGGCGGTTGTCCGGCCTGAACCGACGTTGA
- a CDS encoding AbrB family transcriptional regulator encodes MTRILRWVLLVIATVAVTVPLDLVGVPSAALFAGLVVGVALALASLAPDRMPPPAGVIAQGVLGVYIGTMVHQDAVGALRSDWLIVLVISVATLLLSVLAGGLLGFHRDVSPLTGSLALVAGGASGLVAIARELGGDDRVVSVVQYLRVALVTATIPLVVTLVFHADRSHPAANPAGSPNQTDSAPWYLSLVMLAAIVAVGVVGGRWAKLPGAGLLGPLALTVALQLTGLSFGLTVPVLLVQAAYMVIGWQAGVAFTRESLRAIGRILPLALTLIVVLGAATAGLGVVLANVTGMTQLEGYLATSPGGVYAVLATAVETGSNVTFIIAAQVLRVLLMLFAAPLMARVMARMGRRRSLHHGPRDEEPVAAVRR; translated from the coding sequence ATGACGCGGATTCTGCGGTGGGTGCTGCTGGTCATCGCGACTGTCGCCGTCACCGTCCCGCTCGATCTCGTCGGCGTTCCCTCGGCCGCCCTGTTCGCTGGGCTGGTGGTGGGCGTCGCACTGGCCCTGGCCTCGCTGGCACCGGACCGGATGCCGCCGCCTGCCGGGGTGATCGCCCAAGGAGTGCTGGGTGTCTACATCGGCACGATGGTCCATCAGGACGCCGTCGGCGCGCTCCGCTCGGACTGGCTGATCGTGCTCGTGATCTCCGTGGCCACGTTGCTGCTCAGCGTGCTCGCCGGTGGATTGCTCGGCTTTCACCGCGATGTCAGCCCGCTGACCGGGTCACTGGCGCTGGTCGCCGGTGGCGCGTCGGGGCTGGTGGCCATCGCCCGCGAACTCGGCGGTGACGATCGCGTCGTCTCCGTCGTCCAGTACCTGCGGGTGGCGCTCGTCACCGCGACCATTCCGCTCGTGGTGACCCTGGTGTTTCATGCCGATCGGTCGCATCCGGCAGCCAACCCGGCCGGGTCTCCGAATCAAACCGATTCGGCACCTTGGTATCTCAGCCTGGTGATGTTGGCCGCCATCGTCGCTGTCGGCGTCGTCGGAGGGCGCTGGGCCAAGCTGCCCGGCGCCGGGCTCCTGGGCCCGCTGGCACTGACGGTGGCACTACAACTCACCGGTCTGTCGTTCGGGCTCACGGTCCCGGTGCTGTTGGTGCAGGCGGCCTACATGGTGATCGGCTGGCAGGCCGGCGTCGCCTTCACTCGCGAATCACTTCGCGCGATCGGGCGGATCCTTCCGCTGGCGCTCACACTGATCGTGGTGCTCGGCGCGGCCACCGCAGGCCTCGGCGTGGTGCTGGCCAATGTCACCGGGATGACCCAACTCGAGGGCTACCTCGCAACCAGCCCCGGTGGGGTCTACGCGGTGTTGGCCACCGCGGTCGAAACCGGTTCCAATGTCACCTTCATCATCGCCGCCCAGGTGCTGCGGGTCCTGCTGATGCTGTTCGCGGCGCCGCTGATGGCCAGGGTGATGGCCCGGATGGGCAGGCGGCGCAGCCTGCATCACGGCCCGCGGGATGAAGAACCGGTCGCCGCCGTCCGGCGGTAG
- a CDS encoding phospho-sugar mutase: MTSVATAAADWIAHDPDPRTAAELSACSPDELDRRFSHPLTFGTAGLRGPLRGGPDAMNLAVVLRTTWALAQVLKDRCLGGSHVVVGRDARHQSDEFALAAAEVLAAEGFDVLLMMASVPTPVVAYTVRHLPAAAGIQITASHNPPTDNGYKVFLDGGMQIISPADREIEAAVARAPHADEIRRAAVETSGRKQIYGYLERAARVRRSTGSVRVALTPLHGVGGEYALDALALAGFDDVHVVEEQFNPDPDFPTVSFPNPEEPGAVDALLALADDVDAEIAIALDPDADRCAVGVPGPDGWRMLSGDETGWLLGDYILSQLEPGPVSEAALVASTVVSSRMLASIAASHGARHAETLTGFKWLARAQTPGTTLVYAYEEAIGHCVDPASVRDKDGITAAILACDLVAALRDQGRTMLDALDSLAKVHGVHVTGAVSRHVDDAETAMARLRSDPPTELAGIAVTVEDLLERRGQQRTDALILTGSDAGASVRVVVRPSGTEPKLKSYTEVRCAPTDDLNTARAHAQKLSQDLADAAARW, from the coding sequence ATGACCTCCGTCGCGACCGCCGCCGCCGATTGGATCGCACATGACCCCGACCCGCGGACGGCGGCCGAACTGTCCGCCTGCAGTCCCGATGAGCTCGACCGCCGGTTCAGCCATCCGTTGACCTTCGGCACCGCCGGGTTGCGCGGACCCCTACGGGGTGGGCCCGATGCGATGAACCTGGCCGTCGTCCTGCGCACCACATGGGCGCTGGCCCAGGTCCTCAAGGACAGGTGCCTGGGCGGGTCGCACGTGGTGGTCGGCCGCGACGCTCGGCACCAGTCCGACGAATTCGCCCTCGCCGCCGCCGAAGTGCTTGCCGCCGAGGGTTTCGACGTCCTGCTCATGATGGCGTCGGTCCCGACTCCGGTGGTCGCGTACACCGTGCGGCACCTGCCCGCGGCGGCCGGCATCCAGATCACGGCATCGCACAATCCCCCGACGGACAACGGCTACAAGGTGTTTCTCGACGGCGGTATGCAGATCATCTCCCCCGCGGACCGTGAGATCGAGGCCGCAGTGGCCCGGGCTCCGCACGCCGACGAGATCCGCAGGGCCGCAGTGGAAACCAGCGGCCGGAAGCAGATCTACGGCTACCTGGAACGGGCCGCGCGGGTGCGCCGCAGCACCGGTTCCGTGCGGGTCGCCCTGACCCCGCTGCACGGCGTCGGCGGCGAATACGCCCTTGACGCACTGGCCCTGGCCGGTTTCGACGACGTGCATGTGGTCGAGGAACAGTTCAACCCCGACCCGGACTTCCCCACCGTCAGCTTCCCCAACCCCGAGGAACCCGGCGCGGTCGACGCACTGCTGGCCCTGGCCGACGACGTCGACGCCGAGATCGCGATCGCACTGGATCCCGATGCCGACCGGTGCGCCGTCGGGGTTCCGGGACCGGATGGGTGGCGCATGCTCAGCGGCGACGAAACCGGCTGGCTGTTGGGCGATTACATCCTGTCCCAACTCGAGCCCGGGCCGGTCAGCGAAGCGGCCCTGGTGGCGAGCACGGTGGTGTCCTCCCGGATGCTGGCCTCCATCGCCGCGTCGCACGGAGCCCGGCACGCCGAAACCCTCACGGGATTCAAATGGCTGGCCCGCGCCCAAACACCCGGCACCACCCTGGTCTACGCCTACGAAGAGGCGATCGGGCACTGTGTCGACCCCGCCTCGGTACGCGACAAGGACGGGATCACAGCGGCGATCCTGGCCTGCGATCTGGTGGCCGCATTGCGCGATCAGGGCCGCACGATGCTCGATGCCCTCGATTCCCTGGCCAAGGTGCACGGCGTGCACGTCACCGGTGCGGTCAGCCGCCACGTCGACGACGCCGAGACGGCGATGGCGCGCTTGCGCTCCGACCCGCCGACCGAGCTGGCCGGCATCGCCGTCACCGTCGAGGATCTGCTGGAGCGACGCGGGCAGCAGCGCACCGACGCGCTGATCCTCACCGGCAGCGACGCGGGCGCGTCGGTCCGGGTGGTGGTGCGCCCATCGGGGACCGAGCCGAAACTCAAGTCCTACACCGAAGTCCGCTGCGCACCGACCGATGATCTGAATACCGCCCGGGCTCATGCCCAGAAGCTCAGTCAGGACCTCGCCGACGCCGCGGCGCGCTGGTAG
- a CDS encoding MarR family winged helix-turn-helix transcriptional regulator: MAATSATELRESMMAVTRQMRRHRPDHGLTLSQLELLGEASRSGTTTPAEMGARLHVRAQSLTDSINELVRRGLIARRPDDNDRRRQLIEITAEGTALLQADRAERDAWLHATMRENLTDLEFDLLMLVAPVLRKLAYADAAAGTLGS, encoded by the coding sequence ATGGCTGCAACATCAGCGACTGAACTGCGTGAGTCGATGATGGCGGTGACCCGCCAGATGCGGCGGCACCGTCCAGATCACGGCCTGACCTTGAGCCAGCTGGAGCTTCTCGGCGAGGCCAGTCGCAGCGGAACCACCACTCCAGCCGAGATGGGCGCCCGGTTGCACGTGCGGGCCCAGTCGCTGACCGACAGCATCAACGAACTCGTCCGCCGTGGCCTGATCGCCCGGCGGCCCGACGACAACGACCGTCGCCGTCAGCTCATCGAGATCACCGCAGAAGGTACGGCGTTGCTGCAGGCCGACCGCGCCGAACGGGACGCCTGGCTGCACGCGACCATGCGGGAGAACCTGACGGATCTGGAGTTCGATCTGCTGATGCTGGTGGCACCGGTCCTGCGCAAGCTGGCGTACGCGGACGCCGCTGCGGGCACACTTGGATCATGA
- a CDS encoding DUF559 domain-containing protein, with the protein MDQQLQTIFQAQGGVATNAQILSRISRRQLQSAVNCVVLERMWQGIYCLGGPDLPTRLRGLDLSCGARVPVCLGTAAAIHGFDTEQPIDVHVLEPIGSRLRSCDGLVVHRRDGAPLKIVQERLVTTASWTAIEVARTLRRPRALATLDAALRSGSCARSDLWRAALDQAGRRGIVAVRNLIALADGRAESPMESEARLVMIDGGLPVPELQYEVVDGNGQVRRLDFAWPEQQLAVEYDGVDWHGNPDALRKDRRRTAALMDAGWSVIAIVFEDVRHRQGEMVARISRQLRLAQAA; encoded by the coding sequence ATGGATCAGCAGCTGCAAACGATCTTCCAGGCACAGGGGGGCGTCGCGACCAATGCTCAGATCCTGTCCCGCATATCCCGACGTCAACTCCAGTCGGCAGTGAATTGCGTTGTGCTGGAACGAATGTGGCAGGGCATCTATTGCCTTGGCGGGCCCGACTTGCCGACACGTCTGCGTGGCCTGGACCTGTCCTGCGGCGCCCGGGTCCCCGTATGCCTGGGAACTGCCGCGGCAATCCACGGGTTCGACACCGAGCAGCCGATCGACGTGCATGTATTGGAACCGATCGGATCTCGATTGCGCTCCTGCGACGGACTGGTGGTGCACCGGCGTGACGGCGCTCCGCTCAAAATCGTGCAGGAGCGGCTGGTGACGACAGCGAGTTGGACGGCGATCGAGGTCGCCCGCACACTGCGCCGTCCGCGCGCCCTGGCAACACTGGACGCCGCGTTACGAAGCGGGAGCTGCGCCCGTTCCGATCTTTGGCGTGCAGCCCTTGATCAGGCCGGCCGACGAGGCATCGTCGCTGTTCGCAATCTGATCGCGCTGGCCGACGGACGTGCCGAGTCGCCGATGGAAAGTGAGGCCCGGCTGGTCATGATCGACGGCGGCCTCCCGGTGCCGGAATTGCAGTACGAAGTCGTCGACGGCAACGGCCAGGTGCGCCGCCTCGACTTCGCCTGGCCCGAGCAGCAATTGGCTGTCGAGTATGACGGTGTGGACTGGCATGGCAATCCTGATGCATTGCGGAAGGACCGTCGACGCACCGCGGCTCTGATGGATGCCGGCTGGAGCGTCATCGCGATCGTGTTCGAGGACGTTCGTCATCGCCAAGGCGAGATGGTGGCGCGTATCAGTCGGCAGCTGCGCCTTGCCCAAGCCGCGTGA
- a CDS encoding M20 family metallopeptidase, which translates to MSVLQHAAARWLSANYEEMVSWRRHLHAHPELGRQEFATTEFVARHLAEAGLNPKVLPGGTGLTCDFGPEDGPRIALRADMDALPMADRTGASYASTVPNVAHACGHDAHTAILLGTAMALSSVPELPVGVRLLFQAAEELMPGGAIDAINAGVLTGVSRIFALHCDPRLAVGRVATKPGPITSAADSIEITLHSPGGHTSRPHLTGDLVYGLGTLITGLPGVLSRRIDPRHDTVMVWGAVNAGVAANAIPQIGTLAGTIRTASRDTWLTLESIVEEAVTALLAPLNIDHSLNYRRGVPPVVNEEVSTRILTHAIEAIGPDVLADTHQSGGGEDFSWYLEDVPGAMGRLGVWSGQGPQLDLHQPTFDIDERALGVGVRTMVNIIAASA; encoded by the coding sequence ATGAGCGTGTTGCAGCACGCCGCTGCCCGCTGGTTGTCGGCGAACTACGAAGAGATGGTGTCGTGGCGACGGCATCTGCATGCTCATCCGGAACTGGGCCGGCAAGAGTTCGCCACCACCGAGTTCGTCGCCCGCCACCTGGCCGAGGCCGGGCTGAACCCCAAGGTGCTGCCCGGCGGCACCGGGTTGACGTGTGACTTCGGGCCCGAGGACGGTCCGCGCATCGCGCTGCGTGCCGACATGGATGCCCTGCCGATGGCCGACCGGACCGGCGCGTCCTACGCCTCGACGGTGCCCAACGTCGCGCACGCCTGCGGGCACGATGCGCACACCGCGATACTGCTGGGCACGGCGATGGCCCTGTCGTCGGTTCCGGAGTTGCCGGTCGGGGTGCGGCTGCTGTTCCAGGCGGCCGAGGAGCTGATGCCCGGCGGTGCGATCGACGCGATCAACGCCGGCGTGCTGACCGGGGTGAGCCGGATCTTCGCCCTGCACTGCGATCCGCGGCTGGCCGTCGGCCGGGTGGCCACCAAGCCCGGTCCGATCACCTCGGCGGCCGATTCCATCGAGATCACCCTGCACTCGCCGGGTGGGCACACCTCCCGGCCGCACCTGACCGGTGACCTGGTCTATGGGCTGGGCACGCTGATCACCGGGTTGCCCGGGGTGTTGTCCCGTCGCATCGACCCGCGCCACGACACCGTGATGGTGTGGGGAGCGGTCAACGCCGGCGTGGCCGCCAACGCCATCCCGCAGATCGGCACCCTGGCCGGGACGATCCGTACCGCCAGCCGCGACACCTGGCTGACCCTGGAATCGATTGTGGAAGAGGCGGTTACCGCGTTGCTGGCGCCGCTCAACATCGACCACAGCCTCAACTACCGGCGCGGGGTGCCCCCGGTGGTCAACGAAGAGGTGTCCACCCGCATCCTCACCCACGCCATCGAGGCGATCGGCCCCGACGTGCTGGCCGACACCCATCAGTCCGGCGGTGGTGAGGACTTCTCCTGGTACCTCGAAGATGTGCCCGGTGCGATGGGACGACTCGGCGTGTGGAGTGGACAGGGCCCACAGTTGGATCTGCACCAACCCACGTTCGACATCGACGAGCGCGCACTCGGCGTCGGCGTGCGCACGATGGTCAACATCATCGCCGCGTCTGCCTAG
- a CDS encoding purine-nucleoside phosphorylase, producing MTDSLAAAAIAERTGVERHDVAVVLGSGWAPAVAELGDPVASVPMADVPGFTPPSAEGHGGQVHSVRIGDHRILVLAGRIHAYEGHDLQHVVHPVRTAAAAGVSTVVLTNAAGGLRADYQVGQPVLISDHLNLTARSPLVGAQFVNLVDAYSPRLRALARDIDPSLAEGVYAGLPGPHYETPAEIRMLRTLGADLVGMSTVHETIAARAAGLQVLGISMVTNLAAGMTGEPLSHTEVLEAGRRSATRMGALLRSVIEQI from the coding sequence GTGACCGATTCCCTGGCAGCCGCCGCCATCGCAGAACGCACCGGCGTCGAACGCCACGATGTCGCGGTGGTGCTCGGCTCGGGTTGGGCGCCCGCGGTGGCCGAGCTCGGTGACCCGGTCGCATCAGTGCCGATGGCCGACGTCCCGGGCTTCACGCCGCCGAGCGCGGAGGGGCACGGCGGCCAGGTGCACTCGGTGCGCATCGGCGACCATCGGATCCTGGTGCTGGCCGGACGTATCCATGCCTATGAGGGCCACGACCTGCAGCATGTGGTGCATCCGGTGCGGACCGCGGCGGCCGCGGGCGTGTCCACGGTGGTGCTCACCAACGCCGCCGGCGGCCTGCGCGCCGACTACCAGGTCGGCCAGCCGGTCCTGATCAGCGACCACCTCAACCTCACGGCACGGTCTCCGCTGGTCGGGGCGCAGTTCGTCAACCTGGTCGACGCCTACTCCCCCAGGCTGCGGGCTCTGGCGCGGGACATCGACCCTTCTCTGGCCGAGGGCGTCTACGCCGGGTTGCCGGGCCCGCACTACGAGACCCCGGCCGAGATCCGGATGCTGCGCACCCTGGGCGCCGACCTGGTCGGTATGTCGACGGTGCACGAGACGATCGCCGCCAGGGCCGCGGGTCTGCAGGTACTGGGAATCTCGATGGTGACCAACCTGGCCGCCGGGATGACGGGTGAGCCGCTCAGCCACACCGAGGTGCTCGAGGCCGGGCGTCGGTCCGCGACCCGGATGGGTGCGCTCCTGCGTTCGGTGATCGAACAGATCTAG